The Streptococcus viridans genome includes a window with the following:
- a CDS encoding HIT family protein: MVSDCIFCKIVAGEIPASKVYEDDHFLAFLDISQVTPGHTLVIPKKHARNLLEMTPDETAALFNIVSRVTKKVESATQPQGMNIISNMEEIAGQSVFHTHVHILPRYSQEDDLKIDFIAHEPDFDRLAQLAKDISNH; this comes from the coding sequence ATGGTTTCGGATTGTATTTTTTGTAAGATTGTTGCCGGAGAAATTCCTGCTTCTAAGGTCTACGAAGATGACCATTTTCTTGCTTTTTTAGATATCTCACAGGTCACTCCAGGCCATACCCTTGTGATTCCAAAAAAACATGCCCGTAATCTATTGGAGATGACACCAGATGAAACGGCTGCCCTTTTTAACATCGTTTCAAGAGTCACCAAAAAAGTGGAAAGTGCTACACAGCCTCAAGGAATGAATATCATTAGTAACATGGAAGAAATTGCGGGTCAGTCTGTCTTCCACACCCATGTGCATATTCTTCCACGCTACTCTCAAGAGGACGATTTAAAGATTGATTTCATTGCCCACGAGCCTGATTTTGACCGCCTTGCCCAATTAGCCAAGGATATCTCAAACCATTAA
- a CDS encoding ABC transporter ATP-binding protein translates to MLEIKNLTGGYVNIPVLKDVSFEVGDGQLIGLIGLNGAGKSTTINEIIGLLRPYAGEIRIDGLTLATSPSAYRQKIGYIPETPSLYEELTLREHIETVAMAYDLDQEAVFARVTPLLKQFRLEEKLDWFPVHFSKGMKQKVMIICAFAVDPSLFIVDEPFLGLDPVAISDLIQLLKVEKEKGKSILMSTHVLDSAEKMCDAFVILHKGQVRAQGTLEELRTEFGMADADLNEIYLALTKEADR, encoded by the coding sequence ATGTTAGAAATAAAAAACCTGACAGGAGGCTATGTCAATATCCCTGTCTTGAAAGATGTTAGTTTTGAGGTTGGCGATGGTCAATTAATTGGATTGATTGGCTTGAATGGAGCAGGGAAATCAACGACCATAAATGAAATTATAGGTCTACTGCGTCCCTATGCTGGCGAAATCCGGATCGATGGTTTGACTTTAGCTACTTCTCCAAGTGCTTATCGCCAAAAAATTGGTTATATTCCTGAAACACCGAGCCTTTATGAGGAGTTAACCCTGCGTGAGCATATTGAGACAGTGGCGATGGCCTATGACTTGGATCAGGAAGCAGTTTTTGCGCGTGTGACTCCTCTCTTGAAGCAATTTCGACTAGAGGAAAAATTGGATTGGTTTCCTGTCCATTTTTCTAAGGGGATGAAACAAAAGGTCATGATTATTTGTGCCTTTGCTGTTGATCCAAGTTTGTTTATTGTCGACGAGCCTTTCTTAGGTTTGGATCCAGTTGCGATCTCAGATTTAATTCAATTATTGAAGGTGGAAAAAGAGAAGGGGAAATCTATTTTAATGAGTACCCATGTGCTGGATTCTGCTGAAAAAATGTGTGATGCCTTTGTCATTCTTCATAAGGGGCAGGTCCGTGCTCAGGGGACTTTAGAGGAATTGCGGACAGAATTTGGAATGGCAGATGCCGATTTGAATGAAATTTACCTTGCACTAACAAAAGAGGCGGACCGATGA